The Micromonospora sp. M71_S20 genome window below encodes:
- a CDS encoding DUF4232 domain-containing protein, whose protein sequence is MPTASASATAFWATPSTECPASGVRISSPGTSAAMGLRALGLELVNCGTKPYRLDGYPVLRLFDGDGDPIPVRVVDGAKEITSGFDDPPRPLTLRPGERAGAAVLWRNLVTDSTVVATNGERLEVAPAVGVPAQVVGLDGPIDLGNTGRIGVSAWKKRAPDPAPTPTRPDSPVPSRSAPGSPVPLP, encoded by the coding sequence ATGCCGACAGCGTCCGCGTCGGCGACGGCGTTCTGGGCCACTCCCAGTACCGAGTGCCCGGCATCCGGCGTCCGGATCAGTTCGCCGGGCACCAGCGCCGCGATGGGTCTGCGCGCGCTCGGCCTGGAACTGGTCAACTGCGGCACGAAGCCCTACCGGCTCGACGGCTATCCCGTGCTGCGCCTCTTCGACGGCGACGGCGACCCCATACCGGTCCGGGTGGTCGACGGGGCCAAGGAGATCACGTCGGGCTTCGACGACCCGCCCCGGCCGTTGACCCTGCGGCCCGGCGAGCGGGCTGGCGCCGCCGTGCTCTGGCGCAACCTGGTCACCGATTCGACGGTCGTCGCCACCAACGGCGAGCGCCTGGAGGTCGCGCCCGCCGTGGGCGTGCCCGCGCAGGTCGTCGGCCTGGACGGGCCCATCGACCTCGGCAACACGGGCCGGATCGGCGTCAGCGCCTGGAAGAAGAGGGCGCCCGACCCGGCGCCGACGCCGACCCGGCCGGACAGCCCGGTGCCGAGCAGGTCGGCGCCGGGCAGCCCCGTGCCGCTGCCGTGA
- a CDS encoding ABC transporter permease encodes MAGTSQAAGAAAGYRPSATLPFGAEFRRQASRRRTQLALGFMVLLPLIILIAFQFDTGDDDDNGRGEFGSLVEFATSGGLNFTLFTIFVSASFLMVVVVALFCGDTVASEASWGSLRYLLAVPVPRARLLTVKLVVALVYSALALLLLAGTALLIGTLRYGWEPLRSTVAAQLEPGEGLLRLLGVLGYLAVVLLVVAGLAFLLSVVTDAALGAVGGAVLLWILSSILDQITALGALRAFLPTHYSTAWLGLLSTPVQTDDVVRGAISAISYATLFWGLAFWRFTRKDVTS; translated from the coding sequence ATGGCGGGCACGTCACAAGCGGCGGGGGCGGCGGCCGGCTACCGGCCCTCGGCGACCCTGCCGTTCGGCGCCGAGTTCCGGCGGCAGGCCTCCCGGCGGCGTACGCAGCTCGCGCTCGGGTTCATGGTGCTGCTGCCGTTGATCATCCTGATCGCGTTCCAGTTCGACACGGGCGACGACGACGACAACGGGCGGGGGGAGTTCGGCAGCCTGGTGGAGTTCGCCACGTCGGGCGGGCTGAACTTCACGCTCTTCACCATCTTCGTCTCGGCGTCGTTCCTGATGGTCGTGGTGGTGGCGCTGTTCTGCGGGGACACGGTGGCCAGCGAGGCGAGCTGGGGCAGCCTGCGCTACCTGCTGGCGGTGCCGGTGCCCCGGGCCCGCCTGCTGACGGTGAAGCTGGTCGTCGCGCTCGTCTACTCGGCCCTGGCGCTGCTGCTGCTCGCCGGCACCGCCCTGCTGATCGGCACGCTGCGCTACGGCTGGGAGCCGTTGCGCAGCACCGTGGCGGCCCAGCTCGAACCGGGCGAGGGGCTGCTGCGGCTGCTGGGCGTGCTCGGCTACCTGGCGGTCGTACTCCTGGTGGTGGCCGGCCTGGCGTTCCTGCTGTCGGTGGTGACGGACGCCGCGCTGGGCGCGGTCGGCGGCGCGGTGCTGCTCTGGATCCTCTCCAGCATCCTCGACCAGATCACCGCCCTGGGCGCGCTGCGGGCGTTCCTGCCGACGCACTACAGCACGGCCTGGCTGGGCCTGCTGTCGACGCCGGTGCAGACCGACGACGTGGTACGCGGCGCGATCTCGGCGATCAGCTACGCGACGCTGTTCTGGGGGCTCGCCTTCTGGCGCTTCACCCGCAAGGACGTCACCAGCTGA